A genomic segment from Alteribacillus bidgolensis encodes:
- the hpaB gene encoding 4-hydroxyphenylacetate 3-monooxygenase, oxygenase component: MPACNGSTFLKRIRKLQAEVWIDGQRINGNICDHAAFKGLLKSKAKLFDLQMDLKNSGFMTYPSPLTGDLVGTSYLSPRSREDLEKRRLTTQEWAKTSGSMMGRSPDYINTALMALGTAWDAFQDKNNRGKNLKNLYEHARENDLTFSHTFVSPQVNRSIGYYEDEDEPLSAQVIKEKKDGLVIKGARLLATQGGITDELLVLPVGGKFIKDSFVYAFSIPSNTPNLKFICRESFAYRDSQFDHPLGSRFEEMDTIVVFDNVLVPWERIFLYNNYTVAISMYKESNFYPFLLHQTAARQVVKIEFLLGAAQLLVDTINIGEYQHVQEKVSELIIGLETMKALLLSSEVEAKEDKRGTMIPSANPLYAAIITFSRLYPRFTEIIQLLGASGLISIPTEQDFNSTLKDDLNHYLQGAFCNGEEKTKIFRLAWDISTSAFGGRQTLYERFFFGDPVRLSTGLYNSYSKDLAVNLAKSLLDK; the protein is encoded by the coding sequence ATGCCAGCATGTAACGGATCAACTTTTTTGAAAAGAATTCGTAAGCTGCAGGCGGAGGTATGGATTGATGGACAGAGAATTAATGGAAATATTTGTGACCATGCTGCCTTTAAAGGACTGTTAAAAAGTAAAGCAAAACTCTTTGATCTACAAATGGATCTGAAAAATTCTGGCTTTATGACATACCCGTCCCCCTTAACAGGAGATCTTGTTGGAACATCCTATTTGTCTCCCCGTTCAAGGGAAGATTTAGAAAAAAGGAGATTAACAACACAGGAATGGGCAAAAACTTCCGGCAGTATGATGGGGAGATCACCTGATTATATTAATACAGCCCTTATGGCATTAGGTACTGCTTGGGATGCCTTTCAAGACAAGAATAACCGCGGAAAAAATCTTAAGAATTTGTATGAACACGCTAGAGAAAATGATTTGACATTTTCTCATACGTTTGTCAGCCCGCAAGTCAACCGTTCGATTGGTTATTATGAAGATGAGGACGAACCTCTCTCTGCTCAAGTTATTAAAGAAAAGAAGGATGGATTAGTTATAAAAGGTGCAAGATTACTAGCAACTCAAGGAGGCATTACAGATGAGCTGTTAGTACTGCCGGTCGGAGGAAAATTTATTAAGGACTCGTTTGTTTATGCATTTTCGATTCCAAGCAATACGCCAAACCTAAAGTTTATCTGTCGTGAATCCTTTGCCTATCGAGACTCACAATTCGATCATCCACTAGGATCGAGATTTGAAGAAATGGATACGATTGTTGTATTTGATAATGTGCTGGTTCCTTGGGAACGAATTTTTTTGTACAATAATTATACTGTTGCAATCTCTATGTATAAGGAATCTAATTTCTATCCCTTTCTGCTTCATCAGACGGCAGCTAGGCAGGTTGTGAAAATCGAATTTCTCCTCGGTGCTGCCCAACTTCTAGTCGACACTATTAATATTGGTGAATATCAACATGTCCAAGAAAAGGTCAGTGAATTAATTATAGGGCTAGAAACAATGAAAGCGCTTCTTTTAAGTTCTGAAGTAGAAGCAAAAGAAGATAAAAGAGGAACAATGATACCAAGCGCAAATCCCTTATATGCAGCCATTATTACCTTTTCGCGGCTGTATCCCCGGTTCACTGAGATTATACAGCTGCTAGGAGCAAGCGGTTTAATCTCTATTCCAACAGAACAGGATTTTAACTCCACTTTAAAAGACGATTTAAATCACTATTTACAAGGAGCATTTTGTAACGGTGAGGAAAAAACAAAAATCTTTCGGCTTGCATGGGATATAAGTACAAGTGCGTTTGGCGGAAGACAAACACTATATGAACGATTCTTTTTTGGTGATCCCGTGAGGCTAAGCACAGGTCTTTACAATAGCTATTCAAAGGATCTTGCTGTTAATTTAGCTAAGTCCCTTTTGGATAAATAA
- the panF gene encoding sodium/pantothenate symporter yields MNWEVVIPQLIFLASIFIIGFWASRKIASKSNFLQEYFLGSRELGGLILAMTMIATYGSASSFVGGPGAAYSQGLGWVLLAMSQVATGYFVLMILGKKFAIKSRHYKAVTLVDYLKGRYNSKAVVLLSALSIIIFLFSAMTAQWVGGARLIESLTGLSYISALFIFAVSVIIYVIIGGFRAVAVTDTLQGIVMFFGTLIILAGTIIAGGGMGNIMSDLANENPNLVSPFGHDGSLTPLYVSSFWILVGVGVVGLPQVAVRAMSYKDSKGMHRALIIGTIVVAFMMFGMHLVGVMARPILPGIEVADSVMPMIAMEVLPAWLAGIVLAAPMAAIMSTVDSLLLLVSSTVVKDVYLNYVNPEAARKKVKTISFGVTAVLGISVFALALSPPDLLIWLNLFAFGGLESAFIWPVVLGLYWAKGNKYGAMASIILGVGTYSVIHNVWPEPFGMHTVTLPVFISFLGYVIASLLTDRSVTPANMQDGAVKG; encoded by the coding sequence ATGAATTGGGAAGTTGTGATTCCGCAGCTTATCTTTCTCGCCTCCATTTTTATTATAGGGTTTTGGGCTTCGCGCAAAATTGCCTCAAAAAGTAATTTTCTCCAGGAGTATTTCTTAGGCAGCAGAGAACTTGGCGGATTAATTTTAGCGATGACGATGATTGCTACATACGGAAGTGCAAGCAGTTTTGTAGGCGGTCCGGGGGCAGCTTACAGTCAAGGGCTTGGCTGGGTGCTGCTTGCTATGTCTCAAGTGGCAACTGGATATTTTGTCCTTATGATTTTAGGAAAGAAATTTGCCATAAAGTCCAGGCACTATAAAGCAGTGACGCTGGTCGATTATTTAAAAGGCAGATATAACAGCAAAGCGGTTGTGCTGCTGAGCGCACTCAGTATTATTATTTTTCTTTTTTCCGCGATGACCGCTCAGTGGGTTGGCGGTGCACGTTTGATTGAGTCATTAACTGGTTTATCTTATATTTCTGCTTTGTTTATTTTTGCTGTTTCGGTTATTATTTACGTTATTATCGGCGGTTTTCGTGCGGTAGCGGTAACCGATACTCTGCAAGGAATTGTTATGTTTTTCGGCACTTTGATTATTTTAGCCGGAACCATTATTGCCGGCGGCGGGATGGGTAACATTATGAGCGATCTTGCCAATGAAAACCCTAATTTGGTAAGCCCGTTTGGCCATGATGGCAGTTTAACGCCATTATATGTTTCTTCCTTTTGGATTTTAGTAGGGGTCGGTGTCGTAGGGCTTCCACAAGTCGCTGTCCGGGCAATGTCTTACAAAGATTCAAAGGGAATGCACCGTGCGTTGATTATCGGTACTATTGTTGTAGCTTTTATGATGTTTGGAATGCATCTTGTTGGTGTCATGGCAAGACCCATTCTTCCTGGCATTGAAGTGGCCGATTCTGTTATGCCGATGATAGCGATGGAAGTACTGCCAGCGTGGCTTGCCGGTATTGTCCTGGCTGCACCTATGGCAGCGATCATGTCTACAGTAGATTCGCTGCTTTTACTCGTTAGTTCTACGGTGGTTAAAGACGTTTATTTAAATTACGTAAATCCTGAAGCAGCGAGAAAAAAAGTGAAGACGATCAGTTTTGGCGTTACCGCTGTTCTTGGGATAAGTGTTTTCGCCCTCGCTTTAAGCCCGCCTGATTTACTCATTTGGCTGAATTTGTTTGCCTTTGGCGGCCTCGAATCAGCATTTATCTGGCCGGTAGTGCTCGGGTTGTACTGGGCGAAAGGAAACAAATACGGAGCGATGGCCTCGATCATTTTAGGGGTAGGAACGTACAGTGTGATTCATAACGTTTGGCCGGAACCTTTTGGTATGCACACTGTTACGTTACCCGTATTCATTTCATTTCTAGGTTACGTTATTGCTAGTTTACTAACGGATCGATCCGTCACTCCTGCCAACATGCAAGATGGTGCGGTCAAAGGGTAA
- a CDS encoding YhdT family protein, producing MAEQEKKLDRRFTLAHREAWIGVGLVLFNFIWWFGFAYGLGSAPVEEYSYILGMPAWFFYSCVVGSILMMVLVAVIVKSFFKEVPFEAEEEEERV from the coding sequence ATGGCAGAGCAAGAAAAAAAGCTGGATAGGCGGTTTACGTTGGCCCACCGGGAGGCATGGATCGGTGTAGGACTTGTTCTTTTTAATTTTATATGGTGGTTCGGTTTTGCTTACGGTCTGGGTTCAGCGCCTGTTGAAGAATACAGCTATATCCTTGGTATGCCTGCCTGGTTTTTTTACAGCTGTGTTGTAGGTTCGATTCTTATGATGGTTTTAGTTGCTGTCATTGTGAAATCATTTTTTAAAGAAGTTCCCTTTGAGGCAGAGGAAGAGGAGGAGAGGGTATGA
- a CDS encoding aspartate aminotransferase family protein has protein sequence MSTPKELYKKDNQYVWHHMKPYQKNQNAMVVQEADGAWITDIEGNQLLDGMSGLWCVNVGYGRTELADAAAEQLRTLPYYPLSNSHVPAIELADKLNDWLEGDYRIVYANSGSEANETAFKLARQYHKQNGSPHKYKFISRYRSYHGSTLGALAATGQAQRKHLYEPLPPGFVHVHAPEEYRIPNGRTFEEWSLECAQMIEDTILWERPETVAGVIMEPIITGGGILIPHESYLKKVEQICREHNVLLMIDEVICGFGRTGKKFGFQHYNITPDIVTMAKGITSGYLPLSAAAVRQEIYEPFKEEGEDSHFRHVNTFGGNPAACRLALKNLEIMEEEGLCTKSQKNGDKLREELAKLDNHPNVGNIRHKGLLVGLELVEDKDSKKPASSSYLAKIMGECKKNGLIVGKNADTVSGYSNVLTLAPPLNITDEDLTFIVKTLKNAFND, from the coding sequence ATGAGTACCCCTAAAGAATTGTACAAAAAAGATAATCAATATGTTTGGCACCACATGAAACCGTACCAGAAAAACCAGAACGCTATGGTGGTGCAAGAGGCGGACGGAGCATGGATCACGGATATCGAAGGAAACCAATTGTTAGACGGAATGTCTGGATTGTGGTGTGTGAACGTTGGATATGGACGTACAGAACTAGCCGATGCTGCGGCCGAACAGCTTCGGACGCTTCCCTATTATCCGCTGTCAAACAGCCATGTCCCAGCGATTGAATTAGCAGATAAATTAAACGACTGGCTGGAAGGAGATTACCGTATTGTTTATGCTAACAGCGGTTCTGAAGCAAATGAAACAGCTTTTAAGTTAGCTCGCCAGTATCATAAACAAAATGGTTCCCCGCATAAATATAAGTTTATTTCTCGATACCGCTCTTATCACGGAAGTACGTTAGGGGCACTAGCAGCAACAGGTCAAGCTCAGCGTAAACATCTGTATGAGCCGCTTCCGCCTGGTTTTGTCCATGTTCACGCCCCTGAGGAGTACAGAATACCAAACGGAAGAACATTCGAAGAGTGGAGCCTCGAATGTGCGCAAATGATAGAAGACACTATCCTTTGGGAGCGTCCGGAAACAGTGGCAGGCGTTATTATGGAGCCTATCATCACCGGCGGAGGCATTCTTATCCCGCATGAATCTTATTTGAAAAAAGTGGAGCAAATATGCCGTGAACATAACGTTCTGCTTATGATCGATGAAGTCATCTGCGGATTTGGACGGACTGGCAAAAAATTTGGTTTTCAGCACTATAACATCACGCCGGATATCGTAACGATGGCAAAAGGAATTACGAGCGGCTACCTTCCTCTGTCTGCTGCAGCTGTACGCCAAGAAATATATGAACCGTTTAAAGAAGAAGGAGAAGACTCGCATTTTCGCCATGTTAATACGTTCGGAGGCAATCCAGCAGCCTGCCGCCTTGCTTTAAAAAATCTTGAGATTATGGAAGAGGAAGGTTTGTGCACGAAGTCACAGAAAAACGGAGATAAGCTGAGAGAAGAACTTGCGAAGCTAGATAATCATCCTAATGTTGGGAACATCCGTCATAAAGGATTGTTAGTTGGTTTAGAGCTAGTAGAGGACAAAGATTCAAAAAAACCGGCATCATCGTCTTATCTTGCTAAAATAATGGGAGAGTGCAAGAAAAACGGATTGATTGTTGGAAAAAATGCTGACACTGTGTCTGGATACAGCAATGTACTCACACTTGCCCCTCCGTTAAATATTACCGATGAAGATCTAACATTTATCGTAAAAACTTTAAAAAATGCGTTCAATGATTAG